One Leishmania infantum JPCM5 genome chromosome 26 genomic window carries:
- a CDS encoding putative GDP-mannose 4,6 dehydratase, producing MPLNGTAGAGAPSPSAHPQAGTASCTRSSTTDLTEHPAVPTAHSEAHARGLLQSLPGNRILVTGGSGFIGSAFIRHLLMYAPASVHVFNLDTLEYCAGVDAVLGPLAATRDDDRAAADSRAPASEGANGTVASCFLSCDVSPVSRYHFIAGSILDATRVLEALRTHHIDIIVHMAAQTHVDHSFSRSILFTQVNVVGTHTLLECARQYGQLTRFLYMSTDEVYGETPATAQPANEASTVLCPTNPYAATKAAAEHLVSAYYHSFKLPMLISRGNNVFGPGQYPEKVIPSFIVHALRRERLPIHGDGHHQRSFIYVDDVARALCTILVRGGVGEVYNIASEREFSVHEVAQRVVACAAGDDHDKVIAASRADFDASYVRYVADRAYNDARYCTGSEKLAALGWAQEVSFEEGLRRTVGWYRRHPLKAGGYWRGAGEAGATAPCTDQPYLL from the coding sequence ATGCCTTTGAACGGTActgctggcgctggtgctccGTCACCGAGCGCGCATCCGCAGGCTGGTACAGCTTCGTGCACCaggagcagcaccaccgaTCTTACTGAGCACCCTGCGGTACCGACAGCTCACAGTGAAGCCCACGCGCGCGGCCTTCTTCAAAGCCTCCCAGGCAACCGTATCCTCGTCActggtggcagcggcttcaTCGGTAGCGCCTTCATCCGCCACTTGCTCATGTACGCTCCGGCGTCGGTGCACGTATTTAACCTGGACACGCTCGAGTACTGCGCCGGTGTTGACGCGGTCCTCGGACCCCTCGCTGCGACGAGAGATGATGatcgcgcagccgcggacagtcgcgcgccggcgtcggagGGTGCGAACGGCACTGTCGCTTCTTGTTTCTTGTCCTGTGACGTCTCACCAGTATCACGTTACCATTTCATCGCCGGTTCTATCCTGGATGCGACCCGTGTGCTAGAAGCACTGCGCACCCATCATATTGACATTATTGTGCACATGgccgcacagacgcacgtcGATCACAGCTTCTCCAGAAGCATACTCTTCACCCAGGTGAATGTTgtgggcacgcacacgctacTGGAGTGCGCGCGGCAGTACGGCCAGCTGACGCGCTTCTTATACATGAGCACGGATGAGGTGTACGGTGAAACCCCCGCAACAGCGCAGCCGGCTAACGAGGCGTCGACAGTGCTGTGCCCAACGAACCCGTACGCGGCGACGAAGGCCGCAGCGGAGCACCTCGTTTCCGCCTATTATCACTCATTCAAGCTGCCCATGCTTATCTCCCGCGGCAACAACGTCTTCGGGCCCGGCCAGTATCCTGAGAAGGTGATCCCAAGCTTCATTgtgcatgcgctgcgccgggAGCGGCTGCCGATCCACGGCGATGGCCACCATCAGCGCAGCTTCATCTATGTAGACGACGTGGCCAGAGCACTGTGCACCATTctcgtgcgcggcggtgtcggtgAAGTCTACAACATCGCCAGCGAGAGGGAGTTCTCTGTGCACGAGGTCGCGCAGCGGGTCGTTGCAtgtgccgccggcgacgaccACGACAAGGTGATCGCTGCCTCTCGCGCGGACTTCGATGCCTCCTATGTGCGTTACGTAGCGGATCGCGCCTACAATGACGCGCGGTACTGCACCGGAAGCGAgaagctggcggcgctgggctGGGCGCAGGAGGTCTCGTTCGAAGAGGGGCTGCGCCGTACCGTCGGCTGGTATCGCAGGCATCCTTTGAAGGCTGGCGGGTACTGGAGAGGTGCAGGTGAGGCTGGCGCCACGGCCCCTTGCACCGACCAGCCGTATCTTTTATGA
- a CDS encoding putative kynureninase, translating to MRNAAAETLLSTVSTTGMALTEDGFAEYMDEADPLREHRSSYHIPMMRDGTQFSYFAGNALGPQHVGVEASMAAFLKKWREQAVEGHLMQPTPWFEIDQMCVKDMAAIVGAKDTEVAIMNTPTVNLHLLLSTFYHSQGSKKKIMIDPHSFPSDGYCLLSQLETRGLNPAEDLIKITAPGTKDWNGPVTAIPMEAFLSAIDKRGDETAVIIVSAVQHLTGQWLDIPAIVKAAHAKKILVGVDCAHAVGNVPLHLHDWDVDFAFWCTCKYLSSGPGSIGGVFVHNKHTSGAIPLNHLSRRWGSEIQSCFPKHHSLEPATGASELHISTPSAACYMILAPSLKLMASVGMEAIRQKSLLLTAYLELLLSELVPPGCIEIVTPADPNQRGAQLSLRILPNKLKSGQAAAPGYQCGAGGADEMDDASLLQRQLLDEGVMIHRCSPDVVPVAPAPMYNSFADVLRAVRIIASLF from the coding sequence ATGCGCAACGCAGCGGCCGAGACGCTCTTGAGCACCGTCAGCACCACCGGCATGGCGCTGACGGAGGACGGCTTTGCGGAGTACATGGACGAGGCTGACCCGCTTCGTGAGCACCGCAGCTCGTACCACATTCCCATGATGCGTGACGGCACCCAGTTCTCGTACTTTGCTGGGAACGCGCTGGGGCCGCAGCACGTCGGCGTGGAGGCCTCTATGGCGGCCTTCCTCAAGAAGTGGCGCGAGCAGGCAGTTGAGGGGCACCTCATGCAGCCCACGCCGTGGTTCGAGATTGACCAGATGTGTGTCAAGGACATGGCAGCCATCGTGGGTGCCAAGGACACGGAGGTGGCCATCATGAACACGCCCACGGTGAACCTGCATCTTCTCCTGAGCACCTTCTACCACTCACAGGGCAGCAAGAAGAAGATCATGATAGATCCTCATAGCTTTCCGAGCGACGGCTACTGCCTCCTCTCGCAGCTTGAGACACGCGGGCTGAACCCCGCCGAGGACCTTATCAAGATCACGGCGCCGGGCACCAAGGACTGGAACGGCCCCGTCACTGCGATCCCGATGGAGGCTTTCCTCTCGGCCATAGACAAGCGCGGCGACGAGACGGCCGTAATCATCGTGTCAGCTGTACAGCACCTCACAGGGCAGTGGCTCGATATCCCTGCCATCGTAAAGGCCGCGCACGCCAAGAAGatcctcgtcggcgtcgacTGCGCCCACGCCGTGGGCAacgtgccgctgcacctccatGACTGGGACGTCGACTTTGCGTTCTGGTGCACGTGCAAGTACCTGAGCAGTGGGCCCGGCAGCATCGGTGGTGTTTTCGTCCACAACAAGCACACATCCGGCGCCATCCCGCTCAATCACCTGAGCAGGCGCTGGGGCAGCGAAATCCAGAGTTGCTTCCCGAAGCACCACAGCCTCGAGCCGGCGACAGGCGCCTCGGAACTGCACATCAGCACCCCATCGGCTGCATGCTATATGATTCTGGCGCCGTCACTGAAGCTGATGGCGTCGGTTGGCATGGAGGCGATCCGGCAGAAGTCGTTGCTGCTTACGGCCTACCTGGAGCTGCTTTTGAGTGAGCTCGTGCCTCCAGGCTGCATCGAGATTGTGACACCGGCGGACCCGAACCAGCGCGGCGCCCAGCTCTCGCTCCGCATTCTTCCAAATAAGCTCAAGTCCGGCCAGGCGGCCGCTCCGGGGTACcagtgcggcgccggcggggcTGACGAGATGGACGACGCCTCCCTGCTGCAACGTCAGCTGCTTGACGAGGGCGTCATGATTCACAGATGCTCCCCAGACGTGGTGCctgtggcgccggcgcccaTGTACAACAGCTTCGCGGACGTCCTGCGTGCTGTACGCATCATTGCCTCCCTCTTCTAG
- a CDS encoding putative syntaxin binding protein 1 produces the protein MRGGSPPQAAGGRLNSSPAASMPSGELSSASSTSAYAGGLSSAPVPAGAKERAQNGKKAAFTRRGILGCVKQRIFAEMLDPVEGDYNIVVCDNKGAEILSTCVRMHDLMDHGVTLVEDLGMPRQPVLSSAAIYLIEPTEESVRRVMNDWQAKNMYREAHVFFTSSSSERLIQIMASEPRLVQAIKTLKDMLLDFEVPESLLFNFCMHSDIQRLFPPDVALSGGCQNILSEVATRLVSVFFTIGAGVPTVQYQGNSQLAQQVARIFIDQAAQASRTNPATFRMSSAATPCGGGAADESPLLILVDRSFDAVEPLMHERTYQCLLNDLMPIENNIYEQTYEGRSGQEATRSCPIDEHDPYWCQYRHKFFPVCLLEFPKKLQSLMAANPNLVAGMRRLNSGYGAGSKLGDVGSAIRALPEFQEQQAKISLHIDICTKIMDRYRQQKLAEVCEVEQDVATGRRPFKELYDNIHRLTADVSLPLGVRVRLILLLIAGTNTREFSEAKKLMLLQEAGLSSQADLCNSFSMLISRTGQLPQEAAAQGTDSDANNGGCNGGNGKNPSVSLARRSLRMNRTGVQGVSGSPGGNAQANAANEGDENASAPAADLYRNQAYLILRAAASSTLSTSDFPIFRTSFGGGRGGSLRGALQQRRALRAAGGGNEGIDFGGLAGGNTKLTLDLGHEGKFALKTRRRIVLFVLGGVTYGEVRAAYEIAQTAHVEVFVGGTSLLTPDRFLSSLNSLR, from the coding sequence ATGCGCGGTGGCAGTCCACCGCAGGCGGCTGGCGGCCGTCTCAACTCCAGCCCCGCCGCTTCCATGCCGAGTGGCGAGTTGTCGTCTGCCTCGTCGACGAGCGCCTACGCCGGCGGCCTCTCGTCGGCGCCCGTTCCGGCGGGAGCCAAGGAGAGGGCCCAGAACGGCAAGAAGGCCGCCTTCACCCGCAGAGGCATCCTCGGCTGCGTGAAGCAGCGAATCTTTGCTGAAATGCTTGACCCCGTGGAGGGTGACTACAATATAGTGGTGTGCGACAACAAGGGGGCCGAGATCCTCAGCacatgcgtgcgcatgcacgaCTTGATGGACCACGGCGTGACTCTCGTCGAGGATCTTGGCATGCCACGTCAGCCggtgctcagcagcgccgccatctACCTTATCGAGCCCACCGAGGAGTCCGTGCGCCGGGTGATGAATGACTGGCAGGCGAAGAACATGTACCGCGAGGCGCACGTTTTCTTCACCTCGTCTTCGTCGGAACGACTCATTCAGATCATGGCCTCGGAGCCGCGCCTCGTGCAGGCCATCAAGACCTTGAAGGACATGTTGCTCGACTTTGAGGTTCCAGAAAGCTTGCTCTTCAACTTCTGCATGCACAGCGACATCCAGAGACTTTTCCCACCCGACGTGGCGCTCTCCGGAGGGTGCCAGAACATCCTCAGCGAGGTCGCCACGCGGCTGGTGTCCGTCTTCTTCACCATTGGTGCCGGCGTACCAACGGTGCAGTACCAGGGCAACAGTCAactggcgcagcaggtggcgcGCATCTTCATTGACCAGGCCGCCCAAGCATCGCGCACGAACCCGGCCACGTTCCGCATGTCCAGCGCTGCGACGCcatgtggcggtggcgcggcagaCGAGTCCCCGCTGCTCATCCTCGTAGACCGCTCCTTCGACGCCGTGGAGCCGCTCATGCACGAACGCACGTATCAGTGCCTGCTGAACGACCTCATGCCTATCGAGAACAACATCTACGAGCAGACCTACGAGGGTCGCTCCGGGCAGGAGGcaacgcgcagctgcccgaTCGACGAGCATGACCCGTATTGGTGCCAGTACCGCCACAAGTTCTTTCCTGTCTGCCTCCTCGAGTTCCCGAAGAAACTGCAGAGCTTGATGGCGGCCAACCCGAACCTTGTGGCGGGCATGAGAAGACTGAACAGCGGGTACGGGGCGGGAAGCAAACTCGGTGATGTCGGCAGCGCCATTCGTGCCCTGCCGGAGTTTCAGGAACAGCAGGCGAAGATCTCCCTGCACATCGACATCTGCACCAAGATCATGGACCGCTACAGGCAGCAgaagctggcggaggtgtgCGAAGTGGAGCAGGACGTCGCCACCGGGCGACGACCGTTCAAGGAGCTGTACGACAACATCCACCGCCTGACAGCGGACGTCTCTCTGCCGcttggcgtgcgcgtgcgtctcaTCCTGCTGCTGATTGCTGGCACAAACACGCGCGAGTTCTCCGAGGCGAAGAAGCTTATGCTTCTGCAGGAGGCCGGGCTCAGCAGCCAGGCCGACCTCTGCAACTCCTTTTCTATGCTCATCTCGCGAACGGGCCAGctgccgcaggaggcggcagcgcagggcACCGACAGCGATGCGAACAACGGCGGCTGCAACGGCGGAAACGGCAAGAACCCCAGCGTCTCACTCGCGCGCCGCTCTCTGCGCATGAACCGCACAGGTGTCCAGGGCGTGAGCGGCTCGCCGGGCGGCAACGCGCAGGCGAACGCGGCTAACGAAGGTGATGAAAATGCGAGTGCCCCAGCGGCGGACCTGTACCGGAACCAGGCATACTTGATACTccgtgccgccgcgagcAGCACACTCAGCACGTCGGACTTCCCCATCTTCCGTACCAGCTTCGGTGGTGGGCGTGGTGGCAGCCTTCGCggagcactgcagcagcgacgcgcgcttcgtgctgctggcggtggcaacGAGGGTATCGACTTTGGCGGCCTTGCCGGTGGAAACACCAAACTGACGCTCGACCTGGGCCACGAGGGAAAGTTTGCGCTAAAGACACGACGCCGCATTGTACTGTTCGTGTTGGGCGGCGTAACGTACGGTGAGGTGCGTGCCGCGTACGAGATCGCGCAGACCGCGCATGTGGAGGTGTTTGTGGGCGGCACGTCGCTATTGACTCCAGATAGGTTCCTTTCTAGTCTGAACTCTCTGCGCTAA